The Neorhodopirellula lusitana genome contains a region encoding:
- a CDS encoding Gfo/Idh/MocA family protein has protein sequence MSVSLNPSRRQFLGSIAAGSAGVMMSSSGRVFGAESPNDRPVFATIGLRNQGWHITSKSTQFADFAALADVDATVLGANLEKLEKKTSKKADGFKDYREILDRDDIDAVMIGAPDHWHTKISVEAMLAGKDVYCEKPLTLTIDEGKLIEKIVKQTGRVFQVGTMQRTENSQRFLKAIALIRDGRIGEIRKVTCGINGASGSPVIPAIDAPEGLDWDMWLGPAPKVPYRALPQMRKGYGGGVPLYTNCHYAWRNWYEYSGGQMNDWGAHHVDIATWALGAADTGPSKVTPVSFDLPVEYANGYPSVSDQYNSPTKFEIHVNMPGDIPMVISSEGDNGILFEGTKGRFFVNRGKLTGKPVEDLETNPLPEGAVEDVYGGPVSKNHTANFIEAMVARTQPVSDVWSHNRMLETCHLANISIRLGRELNWDPVARQIIGDEEANAFLSRESRKGYEINM, from the coding sequence ATGTCTGTTTCATTGAATCCGTCTCGTCGTCAGTTTTTGGGAAGCATCGCTGCCGGTTCGGCTGGCGTGATGATGTCCAGCTCCGGTCGCGTCTTCGGAGCTGAGTCTCCGAATGATCGTCCCGTTTTCGCGACAATCGGATTGCGGAATCAAGGCTGGCATATCACTAGCAAGTCAACCCAGTTCGCGGACTTTGCAGCCTTGGCGGACGTCGACGCCACTGTGTTGGGTGCGAACCTTGAAAAGCTCGAGAAAAAGACCAGCAAGAAAGCGGACGGGTTTAAGGACTACCGTGAAATCTTGGATCGTGACGACATCGATGCGGTGATGATCGGCGCCCCGGATCATTGGCATACAAAAATCTCCGTCGAAGCGATGTTGGCTGGTAAGGACGTTTATTGCGAAAAACCGCTAACATTGACCATCGATGAAGGCAAGTTGATCGAGAAGATCGTTAAGCAAACCGGGCGTGTCTTCCAGGTCGGAACGATGCAGCGGACTGAAAACAGCCAGCGGTTCCTGAAGGCAATCGCCTTGATCCGAGACGGCCGGATCGGTGAGATTCGCAAGGTCACATGTGGGATCAACGGAGCCAGCGGTTCGCCTGTGATTCCGGCCATCGATGCTCCCGAAGGTCTCGACTGGGACATGTGGCTCGGTCCAGCTCCCAAGGTGCCTTACCGTGCTTTACCGCAAATGCGAAAGGGTTACGGCGGCGGTGTGCCGCTCTATACTAATTGTCATTACGCTTGGCGAAACTGGTATGAGTATTCCGGTGGTCAAATGAATGACTGGGGCGCGCACCACGTCGACATCGCCACATGGGCGTTGGGTGCCGCGGATACCGGTCCCAGCAAGGTCACACCGGTCAGCTTTGATCTGCCGGTTGAGTACGCCAACGGGTATCCGAGCGTCAGCGATCAATACAATTCGCCAACCAAGTTTGAAATCCACGTCAACATGCCCGGTGATATTCCGATGGTCATTTCCAGCGAGGGTGATAACGGGATTTTGTTCGAGGGAACCAAGGGACGCTTCTTCGTTAATCGTGGCAAGCTGACTGGAAAACCCGTCGAGGACTTGGAAACCAATCCGTTGCCAGAAGGTGCAGTGGAGGATGTCTATGGTGGTCCGGTTAGTAAGAATCACACCGCCAACTTCATCGAGGCCATGGTCGCTAGGACGCAACCTGTTTCCGACGTTTGGTCTCACAACCGAATGCTGGAGACTTGTCACCTGGCAAACATCTCGATCCGCTTGGGCCGCGAACTGAACTGGGACCCAGTCGCCCGTCAAATCATCGGCGACGAAGAAGCCAACGCGTTCTTGAGTCGCGAGAGCCGCAAGGGTTACGAGATCAACATGTAA
- a CDS encoding SDR family oxidoreductase, translating to MNQRIAVTAASGQLGSEIVQAAIEIVGKENVVGLARTPSKAESLGVEIRPGDYLSREDLQHSLHGIETVLLVSGMDAPEKRIEQHRNVIEAAKHAGVKKIVYTSIQGAETGTAFSPVVQSNRQTEEDVRNSGLSWAIGRNGIYIEPDVEYIATYIERGEIANCAGDEKCGYTTRPELAYAYAKMMTEPQHDGQTYNLHGEAITQQQLADYMNGAFGTNLKYHSMSVEEYREDRIAELGEFLGSVIAGIYEGIRNGAANNESHFAKAAGRAHLSWASYFDGLKELSSPE from the coding sequence ATGAATCAACGAATCGCAGTCACGGCAGCCAGTGGTCAGCTTGGCTCTGAAATTGTCCAAGCCGCAATCGAGATCGTCGGCAAGGAAAACGTCGTCGGTCTTGCCCGCACGCCCAGCAAGGCCGAATCACTCGGCGTTGAAATTCGGCCTGGAGACTACCTGTCTCGTGAAGACTTACAACATTCGCTCCACGGCATCGAAACGGTGCTTCTGGTTTCCGGCATGGATGCCCCCGAAAAACGGATCGAGCAACATCGCAATGTCATCGAAGCGGCCAAGCATGCGGGCGTGAAAAAAATCGTTTACACAAGTATCCAAGGAGCGGAAACCGGCACTGCGTTTTCGCCTGTCGTCCAGAGTAACCGGCAAACCGAAGAAGACGTTCGCAACAGTGGCCTTTCGTGGGCGATCGGCCGCAACGGCATCTACATCGAACCGGACGTTGAATACATCGCGACGTACATTGAACGCGGAGAAATCGCGAATTGCGCGGGCGATGAAAAGTGCGGCTACACGACTCGCCCCGAGTTGGCTTACGCGTACGCGAAAATGATGACGGAACCCCAACACGACGGCCAAACCTACAATCTGCACGGCGAGGCGATTACTCAACAGCAATTAGCCGATTACATGAACGGCGCATTTGGCACCAATCTGAAATACCACTCGATGTCAGTCGAGGAGTATCGAGAAGATAGAATCGCCGAACTGGGAGAATTCCTAGGCAGCGTGATTGCCGGAATTTACGAAGGCATCCGCAACGGTGCAGCGAACAACGAAAGCCATTTCGCGAAAGCTGCCGGTCGAGCCCATTTGAGCTGGGCATCGTATTTCGATGGCCTGAAAGAACTCAGCTCACCAGAGTGA
- a CDS encoding SDR family oxidoreductase: MNEDSNRTAIVTGSSRGIGAAIAQRLASDGLNVVVNYAGGRNAATEVVNKIESRGGHAIAVQADVSDSAAVKRMFDSAEAAFGGVDVLINNAGIMKLATITECDDAIFDAQVAVNFRGTFNTLREAGKRLRDGGRIVNLSTTVVGMKFEKYGVYAGIKAAIETMTAIMAKEMRGRNITVNAVAPGPTGTALFLDGKPPELVEKLSKMSPLERLGTPEDIANVVAFLAGPDGAWMNGQTLRANGGMV, from the coding sequence ATGAACGAAGACAGTAACAGGACCGCAATCGTGACTGGTTCATCGCGCGGGATAGGGGCAGCAATCGCACAACGACTTGCCAGCGACGGACTCAACGTCGTCGTCAACTATGCAGGCGGTAGGAATGCCGCGACAGAGGTCGTCAACAAGATCGAATCCCGAGGCGGCCATGCCATCGCGGTCCAGGCAGACGTTTCCGATTCCGCTGCCGTCAAACGAATGTTCGACAGCGCCGAAGCAGCGTTCGGTGGCGTCGATGTGCTGATCAATAATGCGGGCATCATGAAACTGGCCACGATCACGGAATGCGACGATGCAATCTTTGATGCACAGGTCGCAGTGAACTTTCGGGGCACGTTCAACACCCTGCGTGAGGCCGGAAAACGCCTGCGGGACGGCGGCCGGATCGTGAATCTTTCCACAACCGTCGTTGGGATGAAGTTTGAGAAGTACGGTGTCTATGCAGGTATCAAGGCTGCCATCGAAACGATGACCGCGATCATGGCGAAAGAGATGCGAGGCCGTAACATCACCGTCAACGCCGTAGCGCCCGGTCCAACTGGCACCGCGCTATTCCTGGACGGCAAGCCCCCGGAACTGGTCGAAAAACTGTCGAAAATGTCACCGCTGGAACGACTGGGCACCCCTGAAGACATTGCGAATGTCGTCGCGTTTCTGGCAGGACCCGATGGGGCTTGGATGAATGGCCAAACCCTGCGTGCCAATGGAGGCATGGTCTGA
- a CDS encoding alkyl/aryl-sulfatase: MKLLIASLCLSLLSMGSSLAQEVSQATQRLKNQSAQFQEQIIKVSDNAYVAVGYSVSNVSMIVGDEGVVIIDTGLSMDDAERIAKEFRKLSDKPVKAIIFTHSHGDHTGGAAAFFGDARPQVWAHKNFGSEAGPLKAAGLTVQTARGARQAGFKLPPDQRINNGVAPVRYPQKVGRAFVTDNDTKPTHLLEGQQQTIRIAGIELELVSSPGETNDQLFVWYPLGKVLFAGDNFYRSFPNLYAIRGTPNRSVRLWAESLGRLAAYDAESLVGGHTNPIMGAAEVKQVVTDYHAAVQFIHDKTVEGMNLGLTPDELVEYVQLPENLANKDYLQPFYGHPEWGVRSVFNGYLGWYDGNPSNLFRLSPKAEAERVAKLAGGTDQLLASASQALADDDNQWAAQLADHLLAIDNGNAAAKQVKADALTKLAKNMVNATARNFYLTVARELREEAN, from the coding sequence ATGAAGCTACTCATCGCGTCTCTTTGCCTCTCGTTACTTAGCATGGGCTCAAGTCTGGCCCAGGAAGTGAGCCAAGCCACCCAGCGGCTGAAGAACCAAAGTGCCCAGTTCCAAGAGCAGATCATCAAGGTTTCTGACAACGCCTATGTCGCTGTTGGATATAGCGTGTCGAATGTCTCAATGATTGTTGGTGACGAGGGTGTCGTCATCATCGACACCGGTTTGTCGATGGATGACGCCGAACGGATTGCGAAGGAGTTCCGCAAACTCAGTGACAAACCAGTCAAGGCGATCATCTTCACTCACTCGCACGGAGATCATACCGGCGGAGCGGCAGCGTTTTTCGGCGACGCGAGACCGCAAGTTTGGGCACACAAGAATTTCGGCAGCGAAGCGGGCCCCCTGAAGGCCGCCGGCCTGACGGTTCAAACCGCACGAGGCGCACGACAAGCCGGGTTCAAGTTGCCGCCGGACCAGCGAATCAACAATGGAGTAGCCCCCGTCCGCTATCCCCAAAAGGTCGGCCGCGCCTTTGTGACCGACAACGACACCAAGCCGACGCATCTACTGGAAGGTCAGCAACAAACGATTCGCATTGCTGGCATCGAACTCGAACTCGTTTCATCGCCCGGCGAAACCAATGACCAGCTTTTCGTTTGGTACCCGTTGGGAAAGGTGTTGTTTGCCGGCGACAATTTCTATCGCTCATTTCCAAACCTGTACGCGATTCGCGGCACGCCTAACCGCAGCGTGCGGTTGTGGGCGGAAAGTCTGGGAAGGCTGGCCGCGTATGATGCCGAGTCACTTGTCGGTGGGCATACCAATCCGATCATGGGTGCAGCGGAAGTGAAGCAGGTCGTGACCGACTACCATGCCGCCGTTCAGTTCATCCACGATAAGACGGTCGAAGGCATGAACCTAGGCCTGACGCCTGACGAACTCGTTGAGTACGTGCAGCTTCCCGAAAACCTAGCCAACAAGGATTACTTGCAACCCTTCTACGGACATCCAGAGTGGGGCGTTCGCAGCGTCTTCAATGGCTATTTGGGCTGGTACGACGGCAACCCATCGAACCTGTTTCGCCTTTCTCCCAAGGCGGAAGCGGAACGTGTCGCCAAGCTAGCGGGAGGAACCGACCAGCTTCTGGCATCGGCTTCCCAAGCGTTGGCTGACGACGACAACCAGTGGGCAGCACAACTTGCCGATCATTTGCTGGCGATTGACAACGGAAATGCCGCGGCGAAGCAAGTCAAAGCCGACGCGTTGACGAAACTGGCGAAAAACATGGTTAACGCAACGGCCAGAAACTTCTATCTGACGGTCGCTCGCGAACTACGCGAAGAAGCCAATTGA
- a CDS encoding MarR family winged helix-turn-helix transcriptional regulator has protein sequence MHFDSESSPGFAIGRVAYQIRSAMAKVLKNADWPYSPEETQTLITLADASEPLSMNELASLMIRDPTTVKRQLDRLVEHQFVQRNASSEDARIVMISLTRRGRQKLETVLPLLDDLRKAALKGISKSDLHAMQNALGSMQKNLSSLGK, from the coding sequence ATGCACTTTGACTCAGAATCATCTCCAGGTTTTGCAATCGGTCGTGTCGCCTATCAGATTCGCTCAGCAATGGCAAAGGTTCTCAAGAACGCCGACTGGCCTTACTCGCCCGAGGAAACACAAACTCTAATTACCTTGGCGGATGCCAGCGAACCGCTCTCCATGAACGAGTTAGCATCGCTGATGATTCGCGATCCAACGACGGTCAAGCGACAATTGGATCGTCTTGTCGAACACCAGTTTGTCCAGCGAAATGCCTCCAGTGAGGACGCTCGCATCGTCATGATCAGCTTGACGCGTCGTGGGCGACAGAAACTTGAGACGGTATTGCCCCTGTTGGACGACTTACGAAAAGCAGCCTTAAAAGGCATTTCCAAGTCAGATCTTCACGCCATGCAAAACGCTCTAGGGAGCATGCAAAAGAACCTGTCTTCCCTGGGCAAATAG
- a CDS encoding sulfatase family protein, with the protein MILRSASILTLLLIQLHSGLNQASVEAAKPNIIVIYTDDQGYGDVSALNPDAKFQTPNMDRLAKEGIAFTNAHSADSVCSPSRYGLLTGRYCWRTRMKQHVMLAEGECLITDQRMTLASLLGENGYDTGMVGKWHLGMDFPGTPKNRDWSKPVLNMPLDKGFDYYYGIPASLNYGILAWFEGRYAVVPPTLFTNKKPNDRMSDYRIMPPYDTTPEQTKEKLGQPGFEIAPDFIDNECLTRFADKAIDWMSQKTEAAKQGTPFFLYLPFTSPHYPVCPRPEFHGQGECGAYGEFVIETDYHIGRVLDFLETSGIDDNTLILFTSDNGPEYHWKQSLENYQHDSRGGYRGSKRYVYEGGHRVPFMVRWPAGIEQPARQYDGLVGQVDILSTVAELIGASLPVDAGEDSQSFLSVLQSTDPKHQRLPLINHGNDARYAITDQNWKLILPSEKHDAELFDLATDPLETNNVLEQNPEVADRLKKKINEIITQGRTTPGSAQPNDTGYWKDLFWMLPDQYEELAIQPVSATR; encoded by the coding sequence ATGATTCTTCGATCTGCTTCCATCCTGACACTGCTACTAATCCAATTGCACAGTGGCTTGAACCAAGCAAGCGTGGAGGCCGCCAAACCGAACATCATCGTCATCTACACTGATGACCAGGGCTATGGTGACGTGTCGGCATTGAATCCGGATGCTAAGTTCCAAACGCCCAACATGGATCGACTGGCCAAAGAAGGCATCGCGTTCACTAACGCACACAGTGCGGACTCGGTGTGTTCACCGTCACGCTATGGATTGCTAACGGGTCGATACTGTTGGCGTACCCGAATGAAACAGCACGTGATGTTGGCCGAAGGCGAGTGCCTGATCACGGACCAACGCATGACGCTCGCTTCCCTGCTTGGCGAAAACGGTTACGACACGGGCATGGTTGGCAAGTGGCACCTAGGGATGGACTTTCCAGGCACACCAAAAAACCGAGACTGGTCCAAGCCGGTTCTCAACATGCCATTGGACAAAGGGTTTGATTACTACTACGGCATTCCCGCATCTCTGAACTATGGAATCTTAGCTTGGTTTGAAGGTCGCTATGCGGTTGTTCCGCCAACGTTGTTTACCAACAAAAAGCCAAACGATCGCATGTCGGACTACCGAATCATGCCGCCCTATGACACGACGCCAGAGCAGACAAAAGAGAAGTTGGGGCAACCGGGTTTCGAGATCGCGCCGGATTTCATCGACAACGAGTGCTTAACTCGCTTCGCCGATAAGGCGATCGATTGGATGTCCCAAAAGACCGAGGCTGCCAAGCAAGGCACTCCTTTCTTTCTGTACTTGCCATTCACATCACCGCACTACCCGGTGTGCCCTCGTCCTGAATTTCATGGTCAAGGTGAATGTGGTGCCTACGGCGAATTCGTGATCGAAACCGATTATCACATCGGACGTGTCTTGGATTTCCTGGAAACAAGCGGCATCGATGACAACACATTAATCCTCTTCACGAGCGACAATGGTCCGGAGTACCACTGGAAACAAAGTCTGGAGAACTACCAGCATGACAGCCGTGGAGGCTATCGAGGTAGCAAACGCTACGTGTATGAAGGTGGGCACCGAGTTCCTTTCATGGTGCGTTGGCCAGCCGGCATTGAACAACCAGCTCGTCAATACGATGGCCTGGTAGGGCAAGTCGACATCTTGTCGACGGTGGCCGAGTTGATCGGTGCCAGCCTGCCAGTGGACGCTGGGGAAGACAGTCAGAGCTTTCTATCGGTGTTGCAAAGCACTGATCCAAAGCACCAGCGGCTACCTTTGATCAATCACGGCAACGACGCGAGATACGCCATCACGGATCAAAATTGGAAGCTCATCCTGCCGAGCGAAAAGCACGATGCGGAACTGTTCGACCTCGCCACAGATCCACTGGAAACCAACAACGTGCTCGAACAGAACCCGGAGGTCGCCGATCGTTTGAAAAAGAAGATCAACGAGATCATCACGCAAGGAAGAACAACACCGGGATCAGCTCAACCCAATGACACCGGGTACTGGAAGGACCTATTTTGGATGCTGCCAGATCAATATGAAGAACTGGCAATCCAACCGGTATCAGCGACTCGCTGA
- a CDS encoding DUF1559 domain-containing protein — MKLNQIRRTLGFTLVELLVVIAIIGVLVGLLLPAVQSAREAARRMSCSNNFKQIGLALHNYHAAFGRLPMQEGGTTNAANADSPSPESTIATSHNRLRLSWLVPLTPFIEQQALWEQISNPLDPNEDGVAPFFQAMGGSPATYLANYTAGSEYKPWLTDIVSFRCPSDPGRGLPSQGRTNYAACLGDAPHFNSRGNKLDTGSDWGIYEANIACRGMFMARRSMQFRDVLDGLSNTVAAGEIMTDLGVNDVRQRPIVPATGNVRTDGAGYCQPHISETRPTVYDEQLTTIVSQEQRRGSRWAYGRPLYTGMTTILPPNSELCMHSFLDGDGDGVVPPSSHHPGGCHVLMGDGAIRFITDSIEAGSSSNPPASWANIGPSPNPYGLWGSLGTRAASEVIKEEF; from the coding sequence ATGAAATTGAATCAAATAAGACGAACTCTCGGCTTTACTCTCGTGGAGCTTTTGGTTGTTATTGCCATTATTGGCGTGCTTGTGGGGCTGCTTTTGCCTGCGGTGCAGTCAGCCCGCGAGGCGGCAAGGCGAATGAGTTGCAGCAACAACTTCAAGCAGATCGGACTCGCACTGCACAACTACCACGCGGCGTTCGGAAGACTGCCGATGCAAGAGGGAGGCACGACAAACGCAGCCAACGCGGATTCGCCCAGCCCAGAGTCGACGATTGCGACATCGCATAATCGTTTGCGTCTGAGTTGGTTGGTTCCACTGACTCCATTCATTGAGCAGCAGGCATTGTGGGAACAAATCTCGAATCCGCTTGACCCCAATGAAGATGGTGTCGCTCCCTTCTTTCAAGCAATGGGTGGTTCGCCCGCGACATACTTAGCCAACTACACAGCTGGATCCGAGTACAAGCCTTGGCTCACCGATATTGTGTCGTTTCGTTGCCCTAGCGATCCCGGTCGAGGTCTTCCGTCACAAGGCCGTACCAATTACGCCGCCTGCCTGGGCGATGCGCCTCACTTCAATTCCAGAGGCAACAAGCTGGATACCGGAAGTGACTGGGGAATTTACGAAGCTAACATCGCGTGCCGCGGCATGTTCATGGCTCGTCGTTCGATGCAGTTCCGTGACGTGCTCGACGGACTGTCCAATACCGTTGCGGCTGGTGAAATCATGACCGACTTGGGAGTCAACGACGTTCGTCAGCGCCCGATTGTTCCAGCGACCGGAAACGTTCGCACCGATGGTGCTGGATACTGCCAGCCTCATATCAGTGAAACCAGGCCCACCGTTTACGACGAGCAGTTGACGACGATTGTCAGTCAAGAGCAGCGTCGTGGTTCACGCTGGGCGTATGGTCGTCCGCTATACACCGGGATGACCACAATTCTTCCGCCGAACAGTGAGCTGTGCATGCACTCGTTTCTTGATGGTGATGGGGACGGCGTCGTGCCTCCCAGCAGCCATCATCCGGGCGGCTGTCATGTCTTGATGGGCGATGGTGCGATTCGTTTCATAACCGACAGCATTGAAGCAGGCAGTTCGAGTAACCCGCCTGCGTCGTGGGCAAACATTGGACCGTCGCCAAACCCATATGGGCTTTGGGGATCGCTCGGCACACGTGCTGCCTCTGAAGTGATCAAAGAAGAATTCTAA
- a CDS encoding PQQ-binding-like beta-propeller repeat protein, with protein MSQPSEADWQRFRGPNGTGIGESDVPTTFDADTNLQWKLELPGRGISSPIVVGDNVFVTCYSGYGMGDNQGELEDLKRHLVCVDRKTGKTRWTKTVAAKMPEDEFRPPGVTTHGYASNTPASDGTHVYAFFGKSGVYAFDMDGNEVWNQSVGSEPSNKGFGSAASPIVHGDSVIVNAADESLSVVWLDKTTGKEKFRAEGDGLGECWTTPIVVSDQEATYVIVSVIGEVWGLDNKDGKLGWYANGVNARNAQVSAVPGDDGIIYATGEEAVAIRVGGDGDISETNTVWEGRVRPRYATPVVLNGHLFSVSGSVIECLDAKTGERVFQERLPSAAQGSDKDESDTEKADAPENGADGRRGGPPTGAGGGRGGRGGGRGGGGGDDFASPVVAKEKIYITTNAGIVHVVAAKPEYTLIASNDMTFDKSGFGGTPAISDGNLFLRSNTHLYCIGNDE; from the coding sequence ATGTCTCAGCCATCGGAAGCTGATTGGCAGCGTTTTCGAGGTCCCAATGGAACCGGCATCGGCGAATCGGATGTTCCAACCACGTTCGATGCCGACACCAACCTTCAGTGGAAACTGGAACTTCCCGGGCGTGGGATTTCGAGCCCAATCGTGGTGGGAGACAATGTCTTCGTCACCTGTTATTCCGGTTACGGAATGGGCGACAACCAAGGTGAACTGGAAGACCTGAAACGTCACCTCGTGTGCGTCGACCGCAAGACCGGAAAGACGCGATGGACGAAAACGGTGGCCGCCAAAATGCCTGAAGACGAGTTTCGACCACCCGGTGTGACGACTCATGGTTACGCGAGCAACACACCGGCCAGCGATGGAACCCATGTCTACGCGTTCTTTGGAAAGTCGGGAGTCTATGCGTTTGATATGGACGGCAACGAAGTTTGGAACCAGAGCGTTGGATCGGAACCAAGCAACAAAGGTTTTGGCTCGGCAGCCAGTCCGATCGTGCACGGCGACAGCGTCATTGTGAACGCGGCTGACGAATCATTGTCCGTCGTGTGGCTGGACAAAACGACGGGGAAAGAGAAGTTCCGTGCGGAGGGCGATGGGCTGGGTGAGTGCTGGACCACGCCTATCGTGGTCAGCGACCAGGAAGCCACCTACGTCATCGTTTCGGTGATCGGTGAGGTTTGGGGTCTCGACAACAAAGATGGCAAGCTCGGTTGGTATGCCAACGGAGTCAACGCTCGCAACGCCCAGGTCAGTGCCGTGCCAGGCGATGATGGAATCATCTACGCGACGGGCGAAGAAGCGGTGGCGATCCGAGTTGGTGGGGACGGCGACATTTCCGAAACCAACACGGTTTGGGAGGGACGCGTTCGCCCGCGTTATGCAACGCCGGTCGTTTTGAACGGCCACCTGTTTTCGGTCAGCGGTTCGGTCATCGAGTGTCTGGATGCCAAAACCGGCGAACGAGTTTTCCAGGAACGTCTACCGTCGGCGGCCCAGGGTTCAGATAAAGATGAATCCGATACAGAAAAAGCCGACGCACCTGAAAACGGTGCAGACGGTCGCCGAGGCGGGCCGCCAACTGGAGCCGGTGGTGGTCGCGGCGGGCGAGGGGGCGGCCGAGGAGGCGGGGGCGGCGATGACTTTGCGTCGCCCGTTGTTGCCAAGGAGAAGATCTACATCACCACCAACGCTGGCATCGTTCACGTGGTCGCGGCGAAGCCGGAGTACACCTTGATCGCATCGAACGACATGACCTTCGACAAGAGCGGCTTTGGTGGCACGCCAGCGATCAGCGACGGCAATCTCTTCCTCCGATCCAACACCCACCTCTACTGCATCGGCAACGACGAGTAG
- a CDS encoding YHYH protein encodes MNSRRLIPVVASLLCLLVATHLAAHEGGHHGHSHDHPQSRTWSIALDGSHLHGSFVSAKDGQVQIRKDDGRLIDLAIDRLVAADQAWIKDRMEAIQVLNRQHAIQLVALNQPLQEAIENGSTGTNAKKETMPAIGQHFQPFEKLLQLRWDKNFLYVGSNGLPEHPMMIGIRSWQQQVPIPQKYLGNNAWQIPLHPVPAKNPMSTKNDFLRGAIALAVNGVPIFNPLNNRGDDAYLFGELDDHGGHCGRGDDYHYHIAPVHLEKTTGKDKPIGYALDGYPIFGYQDTKSADFAPLDDLGGHKDAAGNYHYHAQPTYPYLNGGFYGEVTQRDGQVDPQPRAEPIRPDLQPLRDAVITGFMKMGNRFKLEYDVSGQKGSVTYVVKDDSTVDFTFQEPSGEVRRESYHSRMGKPFLPQSDSSEADADPNEDQASNGPRLKISSPAFFAGDELPLEYTGDGAGESPPIAWTKGPEGTVCYALNLWHTPGPSDVKSYWLVYDIPANVTSLPQNASGIGTVGFNDKGYAGYDPMKSKGPGTKQYHLTVYALSEKPTFSSDQVTRDELLKNISDITLAQGTLDFQYTRSQSGSSMILIGPAIAALLAGALFVFKRSRVSKRTSRVNSVVTQT; translated from the coding sequence ATGAACTCACGACGACTCATCCCGGTGGTTGCAAGCCTGCTGTGTCTGCTTGTGGCCACCCACCTCGCCGCACACGAAGGCGGGCATCACGGTCACTCACACGATCATCCGCAGTCGCGAACCTGGTCCATCGCGTTGGACGGATCGCACCTGCATGGATCGTTTGTTTCGGCAAAAGATGGGCAGGTTCAGATCCGCAAAGACGATGGGAGGCTCATCGACTTGGCGATCGATCGCCTGGTCGCTGCGGACCAAGCCTGGATCAAGGATCGGATGGAAGCGATCCAGGTTCTCAATCGTCAGCATGCGATTCAGCTGGTCGCATTGAATCAACCACTGCAAGAAGCGATAGAGAACGGTTCGACGGGGACCAACGCGAAGAAGGAGACGATGCCAGCCATCGGTCAGCACTTCCAACCGTTTGAAAAATTGCTGCAGCTTCGTTGGGACAAAAACTTTCTCTATGTCGGTTCCAATGGATTGCCGGAACATCCGATGATGATCGGCATTCGTTCTTGGCAGCAACAGGTGCCGATCCCGCAGAAGTACCTCGGGAACAACGCGTGGCAGATTCCGTTGCATCCGGTTCCCGCAAAGAATCCGATGTCGACCAAGAACGACTTTCTGCGTGGGGCGATTGCTCTGGCCGTCAACGGCGTGCCGATCTTCAACCCGCTGAACAATCGAGGCGACGATGCCTATTTGTTTGGCGAGCTCGATGATCACGGGGGTCATTGTGGTCGCGGGGACGATTACCACTACCATATCGCTCCGGTTCATCTGGAGAAAACTACCGGCAAAGACAAACCGATTGGCTATGCCTTGGACGGTTATCCGATCTTTGGTTATCAAGATACGAAGTCGGCTGATTTTGCACCGCTCGATGATCTTGGCGGGCACAAAGATGCCGCCGGCAACTACCACTATCACGCCCAGCCAACCTACCCTTATTTGAATGGTGGCTTCTACGGCGAGGTGACCCAGCGTGACGGTCAGGTGGATCCGCAACCGCGTGCCGAACCGATCCGTCCTGACTTACAACCGCTGCGTGACGCGGTGATCACCGGCTTCATGAAGATGGGTAACCGATTCAAACTGGAATACGACGTCAGCGGGCAAAAAGGATCGGTGACTTATGTCGTCAAGGACGACAGCACGGTTGACTTCACCTTTCAGGAACCGTCCGGCGAAGTGCGGCGTGAATCTTATCACAGTCGCATGGGCAAACCGTTTCTTCCGCAATCCGATAGTTCAGAAGCGGATGCCGACCCCAACGAAGACCAAGCGTCCAACGGTCCGCGACTAAAAATCTCTAGCCCTGCGTTTTTCGCCGGTGACGAATTGCCCTTGGAGTACACAGGCGATGGTGCGGGCGAGTCGCCGCCGATTGCCTGGACGAAAGGCCCGGAAGGGACGGTGTGTTATGCACTGAACTTGTGGCACACCCCCGGTCCAAGCGACGTGAAGTCGTATTGGTTGGTCTACGACATCCCCGCGAACGTCACGAGCCTTCCGCAAAATGCGAGTGGAATTGGAACCGTGGGTTTCAACGATAAAGGGTATGCGGGATACGACCCGATGAAATCGAAGGGACCGGGGACGAAGCAGTACCACCTCACGGTTTATGCCTTGTCCGAAAAACCTACGTTTTCAAGCGACCAAGTGACGCGAGACGAGCTGCTTAAGAACATTTCTGACATCACGTTGGCCCAGGGCACGCTGGACTTCCAGTACACTCGATCCCAAAGTGGCTCATCCATGATCTTGATCGGACCCGCGATTGCCGCCCTGCTGGCGGGTGCGTTGTTCGTTTTCAAGAGATCCCGCGTTTCAAAGCGAACCAGCCGAGTGAATTCCGTCGTCACGCAAACCTAA